The DNA segment GAATGAGGATGGATGCGACTTGCGGAATGTGCACACTACAAAACAAAAAGAAAACATCGTTCTCATTCGATGCCCTAGTCATTCTAGAAGTGATTTAAGCCCAGGATTCTTACTTACTACAAGTAGAGTCCTATTTCCGTTTCATTGGGCTCTCATAAAGAATGAGCCTGACCACATAGGCTCATTCTTTTTTCTTTTCAGTATGATAGGTAAATAATATAGATATGGAGTGGTTTGGATGACAGAAATGACACAGACAGAAGAACAGAAAGCGTTGAACATCGATTGGGAAAATCTGGGGTTCAGCTACATCAAGACGGATTACCGCTTCATTTCTTATTGGAAAGACGGGAAATGGGACGACGGCGAAATGACGACCGACAACAAAGTCCACATCAGCGAAGGCTCGCCGGTGCTGCATTACGGCCAATCCTGCTTCGAGGGGATGAAGGCGTACCGCACAAAAGACGGCAGCATCAACCTGTTCCGTCCTGAAGAAAACGCCAAACGGATGATCAACAGCTGCCAACGCCTGTTGATGCCTGAGTTTCCGGTTGAAAAATTTGTCGAAGCCGCTAAGGCGGTCGTCAAAGCCAATGAAAAATGGGTACCTCCCTACAACACCGGCAGCACGCTCTATATGCGCCCCTATATGATCGGTGTCGGCGACAACATCGGCGTCAGCCCGGCGACCGAATACATCTTCTCCATCTTCGTAATGCCGGTTGGCCCTTACTTCAAGGGTGGCCTGACGCCTACGAACTTCATCGTGTCCGACTACGACCGCGCCGCTCCGCACGGTACGGGTGCAGCGAAGGTCGGCGGAAACTACGCAAGCAGCCTGCTGCCGGGCAAAGAAGCGCATGACCGCAACTTCAGCGACTGCATCTACTTGGATCCGGCAACGCACACGAAGATCGAAGAAGTAGGTTCCGCAAACTTCTTCGGCATCACGAAGGACAACCGTTTCGTGACTCCAAAATCACCATCGATCCTGCCGAGCATCACCAAGTATTCCTTGTTGTATTTGGCCGAGCACAATTTGGGCATGGAAGTCGAGGAAGGCGATGTCTACATCGACAAGCTGGATGAATTCAGTGAAGCCGGTGCTTGCGGTACTGCAGCCGTCATCTCTCCGATCGGCGGCATCCAAAACGGCGACGATTTCCACATATTCTATTCGGAAACGGAAGTCGGACCTGTGACGCGCAAATTGTATGAGGAATTGACCGGCATCCAATTCGGCGACTTAGAAGCGCCGGAAGGCTGGATCGTGAAAGTAGACTGATCTGATTGATAGGAATGCAGTCATCCCAAAGCTTAAGTGCTGAAGGATGGCTGTTTTTTTTGGGTGCTGGCTGCCGGAAGTCGGCGTCAGCTCCGACGAGGGAGCGCTGGCCGGAGAACAGCGTGCGCGCCGGCGACCAACTCCGGCGAGCGAATGTTGGCCGGAGGAGAGGTGTTATCCGGGGGCCGAACTCCGGCGAAGCCGACGTGGCCGGAGGTGACAGTTTACCGGGATCTTTTCCTCCGGCGAGGACCGCCTTCCCCGGAACAGGTCGTCAGCTCCGACGAGGGAGCGCTGGCCGGAGAACAGTGTGCGCGCCGGCGACCAACTCCGGCGAGCGAATGTTGGCCGGAGGAGAGGCGTTATCCGGGGGCCGAACTCCGGCGAAGCCGACGTGGCCGGAGGTGACAGTTTACCAGGATCTTCTCCTCCGGCGAGGACCGCCTTCCCCGGAACAGGTCGTCAGCTCCGACGAGGGTGCGCTGGCCGGAGAACAGCGTGCGCGCCGGCGACCAATTCCGGCGAGCGAATGTCGGCCGGAGGAGAGGCTTTATCCGGGGGCCGAACTCCGGCGAAGCCGACGTGGCCGGAGGTGACAGTTTACCGGGATCTTCTCCTCCGGCGAGGACCGCCTTCCCCGGAGCTGGGCGGATCACTGGAACAAGGCATTTTCAATGCTTATCTGTGGCATTCCAAGCCGCTTTTGGCTATGATTAAGCTATAGAGCTTGGCGGGAGGAAAAAGCAATGAACGCATTAAGGAAATACATCAAAAATCCAAAAATTCGCCAAATAATGGTCTTGTTCCAGCAGCATTGGGGTCGGATGGAAATCGGCCGGCAGTCGGCTGAGATGGCCTACTATGTGTTGTTGGCGCTGCTTCCGTCCCTGTTGTTGCTGGGGAACATCATCCCATTGCTGCCGTTGCCGCGGGAGCAGGTGCTGTCCTACGTGGAGATGGCCCTGCCGCTTGAAGTCAGCAACACGCTCACACCGATACTGGAACAATACTTGAACAGCGGCAGTGGCGGGGTGGTTTCATTCGGGCTGGTGCTGTCGATCTGGACGGCCTCGAAAGCCTTCAATGTATTCCAGAACGTTTTGAATCAAGTTTACAACACGAAGATGCGCAAGAATTTCATCGTTCATAGGATCTTTTCATTCGTGATCGCCTTTCTGTTGGTCGCCATGATTGCGCTTGTCGCCTTCCTGTTCATGTTCGGCAGATACATCCGTGATTTCTTCGAAGAGTTCTTGTCCATCCGGTTGGACTTCATCACCGCCTTCGAAGATGTCCGTTGGATCGGGGCCTTCCTGATCATCTCCATCATCATGACGGTCATTTATTTTGTGGTGCCGAATGTGCGTTGGTCATTCAAATTTTCGGTGCCGGGTGCGGCGTTCGCGACAATCGGCTTCCTGTTGATTTCGCAACTGTTCTCCTTGTATGTCGGAGTCGCCGGCAGCCAGGCAATCGGGAACGGGGCGATCGGGGTAGTGATCACGCTGCTGCTGTGGCTGTATCTGATGGGGACTGTGCTGATACTGGGAGGCTTCCTCAATGTGATGCTGTACCATTATTTTCGGCCGCTGCCGGTCGTACTGAAGGAAGAGAGCCGGTATGCGATCCGTTATTCGAAGAACGCATTGGCGCTGACCGTCAATGAACAATCGCTGAAACGGCGTCTGATCCGCAAAAAACTGCGCATCCAAGCGAACAAACAAGCTGACATATGATTGAATCCGGAACGACTTGGCAAAGAGGTTTAGGTTTTTTTAAACCTCGGCGCCTTTTTTTTTGGGCGAAGTTTCTATATAATGAAAAGATAGCACGCCCATTGTTTTTGAAAGAAAGGATTTAATCATGCGAAATCAACAAACTACGCAGAATGCGGATGTTTCGAAGATCGATTACGGCATTATCCTGTCCGTGTTCCTTCTGGCCATCATCAGCGTTCTGACGATTTATTCAACTACTGTCCTGCAGATGGGCGGCGGGATCGAGACGACCATCATGCAACTCGTTTGGTACGGCATCGGCATCATCGCGGCGGCCATCGTGATGCGTTTCGATTCCGAACAACTCTGGAAGGTCGCGCCGCTTGCATACGGGGCCGGTGTCCTGCTCCTGTTCCTGGTCCTGATTTTCTATGACCGCAATACCTATTATCTCCAAGGGGCGAAAAGTTGGTTCCGCTTCGGTGGCGTCACCTTCCAGCCTTCGGAGGTCATGAAGGTCGCGCTCATCATCATGCTGGCGCGGGTCATCACCGAGCACAATATGCAGATCGATGACCGGACCGAAAAAACGGACATGAACCTGCTGCTGAAGATCGCCATGTGGTCGGCGCCACCGCTGCTACTGGTCATTCTGCAGAACGATCTCGGGACGACGCTCGTGTTCCTGGCGATCATCATCGGCATGACGTTCCTTTCAGGCGTTTCCTGGAAAATCCTGCTGCCTGTATTCGGGACGATCGGGGCACTCGGCTCGCTGCTCATCTACCTGGTCGTCTACAACCGCGATGTGCTCCTGAATTTCGGCTTCCAAAATTACCAATTCGCCCGGATCGATTCCTGGCTCGATCCGTTCGGGGACAGCACCGGCGACGCCTATCAGCTGGCGCAAAGCATGAAAGCGATCGGATCAGGCAAACTGTTCGGCAAAGGTCTCGGCGTTTCCGAAGTCTACGTGCCGGTCCGCGTTTCCGATATGATCTTCTCCACAATCGGCGAGAATTTCGGCTTCATCGGCGGATGTTTTCTCATTTTCATCTATTTCCTGCTCATCTATCAGATGATCCGCATCTGTTTCGATACGAAAAATGAATTTTATGCCTACATGGCGACGGGCGTCATCATGATGATCCTGTTCCACGTATTGGAAAATATCGGCATGACGATCGGGCTGTTGCCGATCACCGGTATCCCGTTGCCGTTCATTTCGCAAGGGGGCTCGGCGCTGCTCGGCAATATGCTGGGGATCGGGCTGGTCATGTCGATGCGCTACCATTACCGCAGCTACATGTTCTCGGAAGAGGACGAACATTTCGGAATCTGACCATTACCCTATCCTAAGGAGGCAACCGCATGATCACCATTTACCAACATCCCAAGTGCTCGACCTGCAAAAAGACGCGGGCTTGGTTCGACGCAGAAGGCATCGCCTACGAATTGAAGGACATCCGCGAAGAGCGCCCGGACCGGGAAAGCATCCGCCAAGCGATCACAACCGGCAATCTGTCGCTGCGCCGCATCTTCAACACGAGCGGCAACCTGTACAAGGAAATGCAGCTGAAGGACAAACTCGACAGCATGGACCTGGAAGATGCACTGGACTTGCTGGAATCGGACGGCATGCTGATCCGCCGGCCATTCGTCACGGACGGCACGCAGATCACGGTCGGCCACGACGAAGAGAAATTCACGACTACGTGGAAATAAGCGAAGGAGGAAAATACTATGTCTGATAACACAGTGAAATACAGCGAGAACGGCTTCTGGATCAAGAAGGAAGCGGACAAGTACATCATCGGCCTGTCCGAAAAAGGCCAGGACGACCTGGGCGAGGTCAGCTTCATCGACCTGCCGGAAACGGGAGCGATCAAAACGACCGACACCCTGATCGGCGTCGAAGCCGCCAAAGCGATGACCGACTTGACTTCTCCATTGGCCGGCACAATCACAGCCGTCAACGAAGCGCTGGAGAACAATCCGGAGAACCTGAACAGCAATGATGCAACAGTGAACTGGATCGTCGAACTGGCGGACGTTTCCGCTGAAGCTTTCGAAGCTCTGCAGAACGAATCCGGACTGTAAAAGAATGTGAAAAGATAAAAAGGCAAGCGCGTGGATATTGCATCCGAGCGCTTGCCTTTTTGATTTTTGTTTGTGCCCCGGCGATCGCCGGGTTGGCCGGAGGAGCCGGCGTCGGATTGCTCTGTCCTCCGGCGAGCGGATCTTGGCCGGAGGAAAACTGATTATCCTGTGCGGTTCTCCGGCGAGCGTTTCCTCACCGGAGGACGCGAAACTGTTCCGTCACCAACTCCGGCGAAGGAATCCTCGCCGGAGCTGAGGCCCGAAACCCGACATGCTCCTAGCGCGCAGCCCGCGCGACCAGATCCTCAAAGAACAGACGCATGTTCTTCGCTTCCGGTATCATCGTTTCGGGATGCCATTGGATGGCGAGGATGCTTTGTTCCGGATCGGTCGCTTCGACGGCTTCGACGAGACCGTCGGGGCTGTATCCGACCGGAGTCAAGCCTTTCGCCACCACTTTCAACGCTTGATGGTGGAAGGAATTCACCGCCAGCTTTTCGCCGACGAGGGCGTGGAGGTGGCTGCCTTCCGTCACGATGACGGAGTGGGTGGCAAATTTGAAGTCAGTCTTTTGTTGATGCTGGATGCGCATTTCCGGATAATCATGCGCAAGGTCCTGGTACAGGCTGCCGCCCATCTGGACGTTCAAGATCTGCAGGCCGCGGCAGACGGCCAGGATCGGTTTCTTCTGTTTCAGGGCCTCCTCCACAAGGGCCATTTCGAAGTCGTCGCGCAAAGGGAAGGTCGCGCCGATGTGCAGGCTCGGTTCTTCGCCGTAAAAATTCGGGGAAACATCCTGTCCGCCCGTCAACAACAGCCCGTCGATCTTGGCGACGTAATCCGCTGCCGTTTCAGGGGCGCCGATCGGAATGATCAGCGGATTGCCGCCAGCG comes from the uncultured Trichococcus sp. genome and includes:
- a CDS encoding glycine cleavage system protein H, producing the protein MSDNTVKYSENGFWIKKEADKYIIGLSEKGQDDLGEVSFIDLPETGAIKTTDTLIGVEAAKAMTDLTSPLAGTITAVNEALENNPENLNSNDATVNWIVELADVSAEAFEALQNESGL
- a CDS encoding FtsW/RodA/SpoVE family cell cycle protein, producing the protein MRNQQTTQNADVSKIDYGIILSVFLLAIISVLTIYSTTVLQMGGGIETTIMQLVWYGIGIIAAAIVMRFDSEQLWKVAPLAYGAGVLLLFLVLIFYDRNTYYLQGAKSWFRFGGVTFQPSEVMKVALIIMLARVITEHNMQIDDRTEKTDMNLLLKIAMWSAPPLLLVILQNDLGTTLVFLAIIIGMTFLSGVSWKILLPVFGTIGALGSLLIYLVVYNRDVLLNFGFQNYQFARIDSWLDPFGDSTGDAYQLAQSMKAIGSGKLFGKGLGVSEVYVPVRVSDMIFSTIGENFGFIGGCFLIFIYFLLIYQMIRICFDTKNEFYAYMATGVIMMILFHVLENIGMTIGLLPITGIPLPFISQGGSALLGNMLGIGLVMSMRYHYRSYMFSEEDEHFGI
- a CDS encoding branched-chain amino acid aminotransferase — translated: MTQTEEQKALNIDWENLGFSYIKTDYRFISYWKDGKWDDGEMTTDNKVHISEGSPVLHYGQSCFEGMKAYRTKDGSINLFRPEENAKRMINSCQRLLMPEFPVEKFVEAAKAVVKANEKWVPPYNTGSTLYMRPYMIGVGDNIGVSPATEYIFSIFVMPVGPYFKGGLTPTNFIVSDYDRAAPHGTGAAKVGGNYASSLLPGKEAHDRNFSDCIYLDPATHTKIEEVGSANFFGITKDNRFVTPKSPSILPSITKYSLLYLAEHNLGMEVEEGDVYIDKLDEFSEAGACGTAAVISPIGGIQNGDDFHIFYSETEVGPVTRKLYEELTGIQFGDLEAPEGWIVKVD
- a CDS encoding YihY/virulence factor BrkB family protein, coding for MNALRKYIKNPKIRQIMVLFQQHWGRMEIGRQSAEMAYYVLLALLPSLLLLGNIIPLLPLPREQVLSYVEMALPLEVSNTLTPILEQYLNSGSGGVVSFGLVLSIWTASKAFNVFQNVLNQVYNTKMRKNFIVHRIFSFVIAFLLVAMIALVAFLFMFGRYIRDFFEEFLSIRLDFITAFEDVRWIGAFLIISIIMTVIYFVVPNVRWSFKFSVPGAAFATIGFLLISQLFSLYVGVAGSQAIGNGAIGVVITLLLWLYLMGTVLILGGFLNVMLYHYFRPLPVVLKEESRYAIRYSKNALALTVNEQSLKRRLIRKKLRIQANKQADI
- a CDS encoding arsenate reductase family protein; protein product: MITIYQHPKCSTCKKTRAWFDAEGIAYELKDIREERPDRESIRQAITTGNLSLRRIFNTSGNLYKEMQLKDKLDSMDLEDALDLLESDGMLIRRPFVTDGTQITVGHDEEKFTTTWK
- a CDS encoding gamma-glutamyl-gamma-aminobutyrate hydrolase family protein; its protein translation is MRPLIGITGNQLLEAVPAFSGLSVAYSPIGFVKGVQTAGGNPLIIPIGAPETAADYVAKIDGLLLTGGQDVSPNFYGEEPSLHIGATFPLRDDFEMALVEEALKQKKPILAVCRGLQILNVQMGGSLYQDLAHDYPEMRIQHQQKTDFKFATHSVIVTEGSHLHALVGEKLAVNSFHHQALKVVAKGLTPVGYSPDGLVEAVEATDPEQSILAIQWHPETMIPEAKNMRLFFEDLVARAAR